From Arctopsyche grandis isolate Sample6627 chromosome 12, ASM5162203v2, whole genome shotgun sequence, one genomic window encodes:
- the LOC143920313 gene encoding uncharacterized protein LOC143920313 translates to MSLLQTLPYSLYNNLVKRKDWIQKVTTVKKIRDANAKNGEELINYFDKKGYTLSQFYKLLKDCDISLTETNSQSGALANQSRPILKIAILVANARYDNWSHLVTPISDCKILADILKSMGFIIFLLTNVNSKQFRESMTELCTIIPTKSYVLFYFAGHGFELCGTKYMLGVESPSEKYTIDNGVSENFILKNGFLNKPDLFILLLDMCRKQPDRVSNPDIYLNIPRMEEYKHTCNLIIGYATSPYMPSFEKLCCESANSLSQVQHDTCEINHMTKSDNLESFNEEESSSESDGIGDQVTHKLTSEKKLNGVSLYVNHLSKYLNKNEDFIRILELVHKEFANEQCEQALLQKPQKLDNVAGQFYLHLKAKGHKETEEKLHSIVNELHNQGINIAIK, encoded by the exons ATGTCTCTACTACAAACACTACCTTACTCactatataataatttagtAAAAAGAAAAGATTGGATTCAGAAAGTTActacagtaaaaaaaataag AGATGCAAACGCTAAAAATGGAGAGGAGCTAATCAACTATTTCGATAAAAAGGGATACACCCTCAGTCAGTTTTACAAGCTTTTAAAAGATTGCGATATTTCACTTACTGAGACGAATTCTCAAAGTGGTGCCCTCGCTAATCAATCCCGGCCCATATTGAAGATTGCAATTTTGGTAGCAAACGCTCGTTACGATAATTGGTCACACTTAGTTACACCTATATCCGACTGTAAAATACTAGCCGATATTCTTAAATCAATGGGCTTTATTATATTCCTTTTAACGAATGTTAACAGTAAACAATTCAGAGAGTCAATGACGGAATTGTGCACTATAATTCCGACAAAGTCATatg tattgtTTTACTTTGCTGGACATGGATTTGAATTGTGTGGAACTAAATATATGTTGGGCGTTGAAAGTCCATCTGAAAAATACACTATTGACAATGGCGTTTCTgagaatttcattttaaaaaacggatttttaaataaaccggATCTTTTTATATTGCTATTGGATATGTGTCGTAAACAACCAGATAG AGTTTCGAACCctgatatttatttgaatattccacGTATGGAAGAATATAAACACACATGTAATCTCATAATTGGATATGCGACGTCACCTTACATGCCatcttttgaaaaattatgtTGCGAGTCGGCAAACTCGCTATCTCAAGTACAACACGACACGTGTGAAATAAATCATATGACCAAATCTGACAACTTGGAATCTTTCAATGAAGAAGAATCTTCTAGTGAAAGTGACGGTATCGGAGATCAAGTTACACATAAACTTACATCTGAAAAGAAACTGAACGGTGTCAGTTTGTATGTGAATCATTTAAGTAAATATCTCaataaaaatgaagattttaTACGAATATTAGAATTGGTGCATAAAG aaTTCGCGAATGAGCAGTGTGAACAAGCTTTATTACAAAAGCCACAAAAGTTGGATAATGTGGCtggtcaattttatttacacctTAAAGCAAAAG gACACAAAGAAACAGAAGAGAAATTACATAGCATTGTCAATGAATTGCATAATCAAGGTATAAATATAGCaataaaatga